The following coding sequences lie in one Sedimentibacter sp. MB35-C1 genomic window:
- the buk gene encoding butyrate kinase, which produces MNNLLLIMNLGSTSTKVAIYKNMECLHQDTLRHDKDAVFRAINDIWDQYDFRKKVITDFVFKCNYNLSDFDYIVSRGAPVKAMNSGTYKINESMVNDAKSRLYGNHPCGVGCAIALDLANKLNISALTVDAPCIDEFIPQSRYTGWKDVYRKSFYQALNQKSVGRKVANELNKSYNDLNAIIVHMGGGMSIAAHHKGKVEDVNNGLDGDGPMAPERAGTLPAGEVLKYAYSGKYTYEQLYKMVNGKGGLYQLLGTTECRDIEKLIANGDESTKEVYDAMIYQIAKSIGAAAITLKGEVDAIAFTGGLAYSEYIIDEISKWCGFIAPIHLFPGENEIESLAEGAMLAIQGKWSIQHYE; this is translated from the coding sequence ATGAATAATTTGTTATTGATTATGAATCTTGGCAGCACATCAACAAAAGTTGCAATTTATAAAAATATGGAATGCCTTCACCAAGATACTTTACGTCATGATAAGGATGCTGTATTTCGTGCAATAAACGATATTTGGGACCAATATGATTTTAGGAAAAAGGTTATCACTGACTTTGTATTTAAGTGTAATTACAATCTGTCAGACTTTGACTACATAGTATCCAGAGGAGCACCGGTAAAAGCAATGAACAGCGGCACTTACAAGATTAACGAGTCCATGGTAAATGATGCAAAAAGCAGGCTTTATGGAAACCATCCCTGTGGTGTAGGTTGTGCAATTGCTTTAGATTTAGCTAACAAATTAAATATATCCGCATTAACCGTCGATGCACCTTGTATTGACGAATTCATACCTCAATCTCGATATACAGGATGGAAGGATGTTTATCGCAAAAGTTTCTACCAAGCTTTGAACCAAAAATCTGTAGGTAGAAAAGTAGCAAATGAACTTAATAAAAGCTACAATGACTTGAATGCAATTATAGTGCATATGGGAGGAGGCATGTCCATAGCTGCTCATCATAAGGGCAAGGTTGAAGATGTCAATAATGGCTTGGATGGTGATGGCCCTATGGCTCCTGAAAGAGCAGGAACATTGCCTGCCGGCGAGGTCCTAAAATATGCGTATTCAGGCAAATATACTTATGAGCAGTTGTACAAAATGGTTAATGGTAAAGGCGGACTATATCAATTATTAGGAACTACGGAATGTAGAGATATCGAAAAATTGATAGCTAATGGAGATGAAAGCACAAAAGAAGTATATGATGCTATGATTTATCAAATAGCAAAAAGTATCGGGGCTGCTGCAATTACACTTAAAGGTGAAGTAGATGCCATTGCCTTTACAGGAGGATTAGCTTACTCAGAGTATATAATAGATGAAATTTCTAAATGGTGTGGCTTTATTGCACCCATACACTTATTCCCGGGAGAAAATGAAATTGAATCTCTTGCCGAAGGTGCTATGTTAGCAATTCAGGGTAAATGGTCAATTCAACATTATGAATAA
- a CDS encoding bifunctional enoyl-CoA hydratase/phosphate acetyltransferase → MIKSLDDALYVVSNRPKKTIAVAQATDKDILQVTDIAIRKNLANFIFIGNKETITNMIEEGKYDLKHVEIIDADNDTLCAAKTVELVKKGMADMPMKGLLPTSTFMKAVLDKEKGLRSDKLVSQITVTDNIHGTGLNFITDCAMNISPDLNAKKEILQNAVYLAKKMGLKCPKVAVLTALETVNPAMPETMDAAILSKMNERGQINGCIVDGPFALDNAISLESAMHKGIKGEVAGNADILLVSDIRMGNVLHKAITYFANKRVGSVIIGTTIPLVMTSRSDSVEDKLISIALSSFLIH, encoded by the coding sequence ATGATTAAATCATTAGATGATGCACTATACGTAGTTTCCAATCGTCCAAAAAAAACTATAGCAGTTGCACAAGCAACTGACAAAGATATACTGCAAGTTACTGATATTGCAATAAGAAAAAATTTAGCAAATTTCATTTTTATTGGAAATAAAGAAACAATTACAAATATGATCGAAGAAGGCAAATACGATCTCAAACATGTAGAAATAATTGATGCCGATAATGATACTCTATGTGCTGCAAAGACTGTGGAATTAGTTAAAAAAGGTATGGCTGATATGCCTATGAAAGGATTGTTGCCAACATCAACTTTTATGAAAGCTGTTTTAGACAAAGAAAAGGGACTTCGTTCAGATAAATTAGTGTCTCAAATAACTGTAACAGATAATATTCATGGAACCGGGCTGAATTTTATAACCGATTGTGCAATGAATATTTCACCGGACCTCAATGCTAAAAAAGAAATACTTCAAAATGCAGTCTACTTGGCAAAGAAAATGGGATTAAAATGCCCAAAGGTTGCAGTTTTAACGGCTTTAGAAACTGTCAATCCGGCAATGCCTGAAACTATGGATGCAGCAATACTAAGCAAGATGAATGAACGTGGCCAAATAAATGGTTGTATTGTAGACGGTCCCTTTGCTCTTGATAATGCAATTTCTTTAGAATCAGCAATGCATAAAGGAATCAAAGGTGAAGTTGCAGGAAATGCAGATATACTCTTAGTTTCTGATATTCGAATGGGAAATGTATTGCATAAAGCAATAACTTATTTTGCTAACAAGCGAGTTGGTTCAGTGATAATTGGTACGACAATCCCCTTAGTTATGACATCACGGTCTGACTCGGTTGAAGATAAGTTAATATCCATTGCGCTTTCAAGCTTTCTTATACATTAG
- a CDS encoding endonuclease MutS2, protein MKEKTKSVLEFNKIIEKLTEFAETVNGKKYVKKLDASSDIDSVKFMQKQTAEALSIIIEKGNPPMGGITDIKEYVKRGSVGGIISLRGLLNCADTLRAGRLIKNYVILNNKDDSYYETLEKLCSDIYVNKETEERIYNVIISEEEIADDASPELKRIRREIQVKQNSIKNKINQIVGSSAMQKYLQETIVTMRNDRYVIPVRKEYRAMVKGIVHDQSSTGSTIFIEPMAIVEMTNDITDLKVNEKKEVERILLELSGMIGDISSEMVSNQDILTELDFIFAKGKFAISINGIEPKINDRGYIRIKKGRHPLIDPKVVVPIDAYLGDEFTTLIITGPNTGGKTVSLKTLGLFTLMGMAGLHLPAEYGTEISVFSSVFADIGDEQSIEQSLSTFSSHMTNIVKILRKVDEKSFVLFDELGAGTDPTEGAALATSILDTLLDRKIVTAATTHYSELKLYALTKKGVINASVEFNVETLSPTYKLLIGVPGKSNAFEISKKLGLGKEIIDKARETIETDKVEFEDALRQIEERRIYIEEKKHEIDRLNEESQKKHSSFISKERKSLEKSEKMINDANYEARRIVENAKKEASEIIKELRKMNVDMDKDKVRRINDLRQSLNEKTKELNENQYTEQIFNDDNYDENSELSNGDAVLVKNLNQKGHIISDVDSSQNVMVQVGIMKMKVKKADLVKIKSDEEEKQKTRTSRMIKLKTSSINPVVDLRGLNLEEALLELDKYLDDAFMSNLNEVQVIHGKGMGILREGVTQFLKKHKHVKSSRLGTFNEGGDGVTIVTFK, encoded by the coding sequence ATGAAGGAAAAAACAAAATCGGTTTTGGAATTTAATAAAATAATTGAGAAGCTCACAGAGTTTGCGGAAACTGTAAATGGAAAAAAATATGTAAAAAAATTGGACGCTTCATCTGATATAGATAGCGTGAAATTTATGCAGAAGCAAACGGCAGAAGCACTTTCAATTATAATAGAAAAAGGGAATCCTCCCATGGGAGGAATTACTGATATAAAAGAATATGTAAAAAGAGGATCGGTTGGCGGAATAATTTCTCTGAGGGGTTTATTGAACTGTGCAGATACCCTTAGAGCAGGCAGATTAATAAAAAATTATGTTATCTTAAATAACAAAGATGACTCATATTATGAAACGCTTGAAAAACTATGTTCTGACATATACGTAAATAAGGAAACAGAGGAACGTATCTATAACGTAATAATAAGCGAAGAAGAAATAGCAGATGATGCCAGCCCTGAACTGAAACGAATAAGAAGAGAAATACAAGTTAAGCAGAATTCCATAAAAAATAAAATAAATCAAATCGTGGGATCATCTGCTATGCAGAAATATCTTCAAGAAACAATTGTTACAATGAGGAATGACAGATATGTAATTCCTGTCAGAAAAGAATATAGAGCTATGGTTAAAGGTATCGTACACGACCAGTCATCAACAGGCTCTACTATTTTTATAGAGCCAATGGCTATTGTAGAAATGACAAATGATATTACTGATTTAAAGGTTAATGAAAAAAAGGAAGTTGAAAGAATTTTACTTGAATTAAGCGGGATGATAGGAGATATTTCATCTGAAATGGTTTCAAACCAAGATATATTAACAGAGTTAGACTTTATATTTGCAAAGGGTAAGTTTGCCATAAGCATAAATGGAATAGAGCCTAAAATTAACGACAGAGGATATATTCGTATTAAAAAGGGAAGACATCCGTTGATTGATCCAAAGGTTGTTGTTCCCATAGATGCTTATTTGGGAGATGAATTCACCACACTTATAATTACAGGACCAAATACAGGTGGAAAAACCGTTTCACTTAAAACACTGGGGCTTTTTACTTTGATGGGAATGGCAGGGCTTCATCTTCCTGCAGAGTACGGCACGGAAATATCTGTTTTTAGCTCGGTGTTTGCAGATATAGGTGACGAGCAAAGCATTGAACAAAGCTTGAGTACATTTTCATCTCATATGACCAACATAGTTAAAATATTGCGCAAAGTGGATGAAAAATCATTCGTTTTGTTTGACGAGTTGGGAGCAGGAACTGACCCAACTGAGGGTGCTGCGCTAGCTACGTCTATTTTGGATACCCTCCTTGACAGAAAAATAGTGACTGCTGCTACGACACACTATAGTGAACTTAAGCTATATGCACTTACAAAAAAAGGTGTTATTAATGCAAGCGTGGAATTTAACGTTGAAACTCTAAGCCCTACATACAAGCTACTAATAGGCGTTCCTGGAAAATCCAATGCATTTGAAATATCTAAGAAGCTGGGATTAGGTAAGGAAATAATAGATAAGGCAAGGGAAACTATAGAAACTGATAAGGTTGAATTTGAAGACGCACTGAGGCAAATTGAGGAAAGACGCATATATATTGAAGAAAAAAAACATGAAATTGACAGGCTGAACGAAGAGAGCCAGAAAAAACATTCAAGCTTCATTTCTAAAGAGAGGAAATCTCTTGAGAAGAGCGAAAAAATGATAAACGATGCAAATTATGAAGCAAGAAGAATTGTTGAAAATGCTAAGAAAGAAGCATCAGAAATTATTAAAGAGCTCAGGAAAATGAATGTGGATATGGATAAGGACAAGGTACGGCGCATTAACGATCTGAGGCAGAGCCTGAATGAAAAGACAAAGGAACTAAATGAAAATCAATATACGGAACAAATTTTCAATGATGATAATTATGACGAAAATTCGGAACTATCAAATGGAGATGCTGTCCTGGTGAAAAATCTTAATCAGAAGGGACACATTATTTCAGATGTTGACAGTTCTCAAAATGTAATGGTTCAAGTTGGAATTATGAAAATGAAGGTTAAGAAAGCTGATTTAGTTAAAATTAAATCTGATGAAGAGGAGAAGCAGAAAACAAGAACATCAAGAATGATTAAGTTGAAAACATCTTCTATTAACCCCGTTGTTGACTTGAGGGGACTTAATCTTGAGGAAGCACTTCTCGAACTGGATAAATACTTGGATGATGCTTTCATGTCAAATTTAAACGAGGTTCAGGTTATTCACGGCAAAGGAATGGGAATATTGCGAGAAGGAGTAACACAATTTTTGAAAAAACACAAGCATGTTAAGTCATCCAGGCTGGGCACATTCAACGAGGGCGGAGACGGCGTAACAATTGTAACATTTAAATAG
- a CDS encoding U32 family peptidase, whose translation MKQKAELLAPAGSIESFYAAVNSGADSVYLGGKLFNARYNSQNFDNDEMQHIISYAHNKNVKVYVTLNIVLKDTEIGDALNYAMFLYENDVDAVIVQDIGLLYLIRRFIPDIHVNISTQAAVYDEFGIKFFEYYDVSKVILAREMSMEQLKEAALDTDSDLEVFIHGALCMCYSGQCYMSSFLGGRSGNRGKCAQPCRLSYKFYDKQRSEMIEDFGEIPLLSLKDFMAGDSLPELIESGIKTFKIEGRMKGPEYTSAVVEYYRQIIDGYYEGRNIDISKNKQRAIATFSRGYTNSYLKPSGDDVMFAKTSSGVKGDNIDEIQEETRDKAQEFSSYRRTKINFEISLKIGSKAILKVSDGKNEAISESNELCETSLKNAAIEEIIRDQLGKLGNSIYELNSVAIDADENVFVRKSTLNQLRRDAIELLYSKGSIYHNRIELERIPLNILFDYKHKNNEVLTKLSLKINSNEEMKLVDKNKVYRVYIPYDLDVKAAEKIDVKEKYLYLPNIISKDQYDILRKNIPLYESIFDGVCVNNAGSFYFFSENSNLKIHCGQFFNIINTFSVKLLEEREAEGYTFSVEANIKDMESVIRNNTMKSEVAAHEYVQLMVMKNCPMSLMKNCKNMHDCNGCSYRNRYALNDRKNAFFNIERSHGLTYIYNSVQLSILGKTKDFLNAGVEYFMVDTKWLDKPEEVIDALYCEINNVDGIKILKANNFTRGHYLKNIL comes from the coding sequence ATGAAACAAAAAGCAGAGCTTTTGGCACCGGCTGGGAGCATAGAATCCTTCTATGCTGCAGTAAACAGCGGAGCGGATTCAGTGTACCTAGGAGGTAAACTGTTTAACGCAAGATATAATTCGCAAAATTTTGATAATGATGAAATGCAACATATAATTTCATATGCACATAACAAGAACGTCAAGGTATATGTAACGCTGAATATAGTTTTAAAGGATACAGAAATTGGGGATGCGTTAAATTATGCTATGTTTTTGTATGAAAATGATGTAGATGCAGTAATTGTGCAGGATATTGGTCTATTATACCTCATAAGACGGTTCATTCCGGATATTCATGTCAATATCAGTACGCAGGCTGCTGTGTATGACGAATTTGGTATTAAGTTTTTTGAATATTACGATGTCAGCAAGGTTATTTTAGCAAGAGAAATGTCAATGGAACAGCTCAAAGAAGCTGCGTTGGATACTGATAGCGATTTAGAGGTGTTTATACACGGTGCACTTTGCATGTGTTATTCTGGACAATGCTACATGTCGAGCTTTCTTGGAGGAAGAAGCGGGAACAGAGGAAAGTGTGCGCAGCCATGCAGACTGAGCTATAAGTTTTATGATAAGCAAAGAAGTGAAATGATTGAGGATTTTGGAGAAATTCCTTTATTAAGCTTAAAAGATTTTATGGCCGGAGATAGTTTACCTGAGCTTATAGAATCAGGCATAAAAACATTTAAGATAGAAGGAAGAATGAAAGGACCTGAATATACTTCGGCAGTCGTTGAATATTACAGACAAATAATAGACGGTTATTATGAAGGTAGAAATATTGATATAAGCAAAAACAAACAAAGAGCAATTGCAACATTCAGCAGGGGATATACAAATTCATATCTCAAGCCTTCAGGTGATGATGTAATGTTTGCTAAAACAAGCTCCGGCGTAAAGGGAGATAACATTGATGAGATTCAGGAGGAGACGAGAGATAAGGCTCAGGAATTTTCATCATATAGAAGAACAAAGATTAATTTTGAAATATCTCTGAAAATAGGCAGCAAGGCGATATTAAAAGTTAGTGACGGCAAAAATGAGGCTATTTCAGAAAGCAACGAATTGTGCGAAACAAGTCTTAAAAATGCTGCAATTGAAGAAATTATAAGAGATCAGCTAGGTAAGCTGGGCAACTCTATTTACGAGCTTAACAGTGTGGCAATCGATGCTGATGAGAATGTATTTGTACGAAAGAGCACATTAAATCAGCTTAGAAGAGATGCTATTGAATTATTATATAGCAAAGGATCTATATACCATAACAGGATTGAATTGGAGCGCATACCATTAAACATACTATTTGATTATAAACATAAAAACAACGAAGTATTAACAAAACTGAGCCTGAAAATAAATAGTAACGAAGAGATGAAGCTTGTTGATAAAAACAAGGTATACAGAGTATATATCCCTTATGATTTAGATGTGAAGGCAGCGGAAAAAATAGATGTTAAAGAGAAATATTTATACTTACCAAATATTATAAGTAAGGATCAGTATGATATTCTTAGAAAGAATATACCGTTGTATGAAAGTATTTTTGACGGAGTATGCGTTAATAATGCGGGAAGTTTTTATTTTTTCAGTGAAAACAGCAACTTGAAAATACACTGTGGTCAGTTCTTTAATATTATTAATACATTTTCTGTAAAATTATTGGAGGAAAGGGAAGCTGAAGGTTATACATTTTCTGTGGAAGCAAACATTAAAGATATGGAAAGTGTTATAAGAAATAATACTATGAAATCAGAAGTTGCAGCTCATGAATATGTTCAACTTATGGTTATGAAAAATTGCCCTATGTCATTGATGAAGAACTGTAAAAACATGCATGACTGCAATGGTTGTTCCTATAGGAACAGATATGCTTTAAATGACAGGAAAAACGCATTTTTTAATATCGAAAGAAGCCACGGCCTGACATATATATATAATTCTGTTCAGCTATCTATACTAGGAAAGACTAAAGACTTTTTAAATGCAGGCGTTGAGTACTTCATGGTTGATACAAAGTGGCTTGATAAGCCTGAAGAAGTTATTGATGCGCTGTACTGTGAAATAAATAATGTGGATGGTATAAAAATATTAAAAGCAAACAACTTTACTCGCGGGCATTACCTAAAAAATATACTGTAG
- the zapA gene encoding cell division protein ZapA, producing the protein MMNKIEIIVGDKKYNVKTDESPEYVKQIETVINDQINQIANSNRRFNEMDKLILSSFVIVDKYMKLTTEAESYKNGIIEEIAILKEQRETAVREKEEAAEKSSEAVIEKERYKEKLLARDNDREYLNSQISRLQDKISEQEQQLLKSEVLINELKSKNEELEENCEELKNERENFTKELSFMNNTKSSLNGRISKLQLKLNEREQVVSQLEKTIRELKSSNEDKTQKIYNINDEHQKLSLTIDSKQKEVESLNNKIAMLQNKLSEKDDIISGKDKVIAEYKASADLLKNNYDSINDEKEKYLEELLMINNDKENLISNNNELQEKLNRKETENFQNQLEIEKLKKDNKELMELLEEETSVQ; encoded by the coding sequence ATGATGAATAAAATAGAAATAATTGTTGGTGATAAAAAATATAATGTCAAAACCGATGAAAGTCCCGAATACGTAAAGCAGATAGAAACCGTTATAAATGATCAAATAAATCAGATAGCAAATTCAAATAGAAGATTTAATGAAATGGATAAACTGATATTATCCTCATTTGTTATAGTTGATAAATATATGAAACTTACAACTGAAGCTGAGTCTTACAAAAATGGGATAATTGAAGAAATAGCCATTTTGAAAGAGCAAAGAGAAACTGCTGTCAGAGAAAAAGAAGAAGCAGCAGAAAAATCATCTGAGGCAGTTATTGAAAAGGAAAGATACAAAGAAAAACTGCTGGCAAGAGACAATGATAGGGAGTATTTAAATTCTCAGATATCCAGACTTCAGGATAAAATTAGCGAGCAGGAACAGCAACTTTTAAAAAGTGAGGTTCTAATAAATGAATTAAAAAGCAAAAATGAAGAACTGGAAGAAAATTGCGAAGAGCTTAAGAATGAGCGTGAAAATTTCACAAAAGAGTTGAGCTTTATGAATAATACCAAGAGCAGCTTAAACGGAAGAATATCAAAGTTGCAACTTAAGCTTAACGAGAGAGAACAGGTAGTTTCTCAGCTTGAGAAAACCATCAGAGAATTAAAAAGCTCTAATGAGGATAAAACTCAAAAAATATACAATATTAACGACGAACACCAAAAATTAAGTTTAACTATTGATTCAAAACAAAAAGAAGTGGAGTCGTTAAATAATAAAATAGCTATGCTGCAAAATAAACTCAGTGAAAAAGATGACATAATAAGCGGTAAGGATAAAGTGATTGCAGAGTATAAAGCAAGTGCAGATCTTTTAAAGAATAATTATGACAGCATTAATGATGAAAAGGAAAAATATCTAGAAGAACTGTTGATGATAAATAATGATAAGGAAAATTTAATCAGCAATAATAATGAACTTCAGGAAAAATTAAACAGAAAAGAAACTGAAAATTTTCAGAATCAACTAGAAATTGAAAAGCTTAAAAAAGACAACAAGGAACTTATGGAGCTGCTTGAAGAGGAAACATCTGTTCAGTAG
- the dxs gene encoding 1-deoxy-D-xylulose-5-phosphate synthase, protein MKYLDKINSPDDLRRLNINELKILSDELREYIIESVSKTGGHLASNLGVIELTIALHYALNTPDDKIIWDVGHQSYVHKILTGRKAQMNTLRQLNGMSGFPKRSESVYDAFDTGHSSTSVSAAIGMARARDLKNENYEVVAVIGDGALTGGMAFEALNDAGRSNTKLMIILNDNEMSISQNVGGLSRYLQRLRTDERYLSTKKDVEKLLNGLPLCGKKLKQFLKRAKDGIKKVVVPGMLFEELGLTYMGPIDGHNIDELLKSFKIAKNIEGPLIMHVITKKGKGYKYAELRPNEFHGVSPFDVVSGDKLKKSGVPSYSNVFGNKLCEIAHKNDKVVAITAAMTDGTGLTGFAKKYPDRIFDAGIAEQHAVTMGAGLSVNGIIPVVALYSSFLQRAYDQVIHDVALQNLHVVFAVDRAGLVGNDGETHQGVFDEAFLCQIPNMTVMAPADYREFENMIDFAVNEFDGPIVLRYPRGSSKKNISNSETKIEKGKGVIAAYGENVTIIACGRMVETAIEAREILKENEIDAEVLNLRFTKPLDRELIINSVNKTEHAVIISEASLYGAALLIKDIIPNTVDVNIIALPDNFIKHGSVEELLAENKLDPQSIADFVSAHLSRTVGIKR, encoded by the coding sequence ATGAAGTATTTAGATAAGATAAATTCGCCGGATGATTTACGCCGGCTTAATATTAATGAATTGAAAATACTCAGCGATGAATTGAGAGAATATATAATAGAAAGCGTATCAAAAACAGGAGGCCATCTTGCATCAAATCTGGGTGTTATTGAATTGACAATTGCTCTTCACTATGCATTAAATACTCCTGATGATAAAATAATATGGGATGTGGGACACCAATCCTATGTACATAAAATACTTACAGGGCGAAAAGCCCAGATGAATACCCTCAGGCAGCTAAATGGCATGAGCGGATTCCCTAAACGTAGTGAAAGCGTATATGATGCATTTGACACAGGGCACAGTAGTACTTCAGTTTCTGCAGCTATAGGGATGGCTAGAGCAAGAGATTTAAAAAATGAGAATTATGAAGTAGTGGCGGTAATAGGAGACGGTGCTCTAACCGGAGGAATGGCTTTTGAAGCATTAAATGACGCTGGAAGAAGCAATACAAAACTTATGATCATATTAAATGATAATGAAATGTCTATTTCACAAAATGTCGGCGGGCTATCACGGTACCTGCAAAGATTAAGAACAGACGAAAGATACCTTTCAACAAAAAAAGATGTTGAAAAGTTGCTGAACGGGTTACCGCTTTGCGGAAAAAAACTTAAACAGTTTCTGAAAAGAGCTAAGGATGGAATTAAGAAGGTGGTTGTTCCGGGGATGCTGTTTGAAGAGTTGGGACTTACCTATATGGGTCCTATCGACGGACACAATATAGATGAGCTTCTTAAATCATTTAAGATTGCTAAAAATATTGAAGGACCTTTAATAATGCATGTTATAACCAAAAAGGGAAAAGGATATAAGTACGCAGAATTGAGGCCAAATGAATTCCACGGTGTTTCTCCGTTTGATGTAGTATCAGGAGATAAATTAAAAAAATCTGGTGTGCCGTCATATTCTAATGTTTTTGGAAACAAGCTTTGCGAAATAGCGCATAAAAATGACAAGGTAGTAGCAATAACAGCTGCTATGACTGACGGTACAGGTTTAACTGGATTTGCAAAAAAATATCCAGATCGCATTTTTGATGCTGGAATTGCTGAACAGCATGCGGTGACAATGGGAGCAGGCCTTTCAGTAAACGGAATAATACCTGTTGTTGCTCTTTATTCTTCGTTTTTGCAGCGAGCATATGATCAAGTGATTCACGATGTTGCATTGCAAAATCTTCATGTTGTTTTTGCTGTTGATAGAGCAGGCTTGGTTGGAAACGACGGAGAAACTCACCAAGGTGTATTTGATGAAGCATTTCTTTGTCAGATTCCTAATATGACGGTTATGGCTCCTGCAGATTACAGAGAGTTTGAAAATATGATTGACTTTGCGGTTAATGAATTTGACGGCCCTATTGTATTGAGGTACCCTCGAGGAAGTTCTAAGAAAAATATTAGTAACAGTGAAACTAAAATTGAAAAGGGTAAGGGAGTTATTGCAGCTTATGGAGAAAATGTTACAATTATTGCTTGTGGCAGAATGGTAGAAACGGCAATTGAAGCAAGAGAGATTTTAAAAGAAAACGAAATAGATGCTGAAGTGCTTAACTTGAGGTTTACAAAACCATTGGATCGCGAGCTGATTATTAACTCTGTAAATAAAACGGAACACGCTGTAATAATAAGTGAAGCTTCACTTTATGGAGCAGCCCTTTTAATCAAAGATATAATACCGAATACTGTAGATGTAAACATAATTGCACTGCCTGACAATTTTATAAAACATGGGTCAGTTGAAGAACTGTTGGCAGAAAATAAGCTTGACCCTCAAAGCATCGCAGATTTTGTTTCGGCACATTTGTCAAGGACTGTCGGAATAAAAAGATAA